A DNA window from Brassica napus cultivar Da-Ae chromosome A4, Da-Ae, whole genome shotgun sequence contains the following coding sequences:
- the LOC125608380 gene encoding mitochondrial protein C2orf69 homolog, with translation MERWSSVLKIPLIATSSNYYRVAASLCLSEVPSANAVFFHGDRVRDTGNTVIERLYDLRKVAEVIVSKFGNSVNAWVVEASVFNGPFAVYKDFVPTVNRYGEPTTSYSPVGLPASSSIVSLLSSFLQEAESLVLKEGKDVCLRSSLAHCPRTILLGFSKGGVVMNQFLSEMSSLETNSSSEDEEIGIIPASKESFLKSVSEVHYVDVGLNSSGAYITDQNVVQRISQRLAGGGSSVSVFVHGTPRQWRDEQRGWIVKEKDELVRLLKSEGENSGGKLQVHERFYFADRVPDLQMHFEIIDVMDVSSA, from the exons ATGGAACGTTGGTCTAGCGTCTTGAAGATTCCCTTGATTGCTACTTCTAGTAACTACTACAGAGTTGCAGCTTCTCTCTGCCTCTCT GAAGTGCCTTCTGCAAACGCTGTATTCTTCCATGGAGACAGAGTTCGAGACACTGGGAACACTGTGATAGAGAGACTTTATGATTTGCGGAAAGTTGCTGAGGTTATAGTTTCTAAATTTGGAAACTCTGTTAACGCTTGGGTTGTTGAAGCTTCTGTCTTTAACGGACCTTTTGCTGTCTACAAGGACTTTGTTCCTACAGTGAACCGGTACGGAGAGCCAACAACATCTTATTCTCCTGTTGGCTTGCCAGCTTCTTCATCCATTGTCTCTCTTTTGTCCAGTTTCCTTCAAGAG GCAGAGAGTCTTGTTTTGAAGGAAGGCAAAGATGTGTGCTTGAGGAGCTCTCTTGCACACTGTCCCAGAACCATTCTTCTTGGGTTTAGCAAGGGTGGAGTTGTGATGAACCAGTTTCTGAGTGAGATGAGTTCCTTGGAGACAAACTCCTCGAGCGAGGATGAAGAGATTGGGATCATTCCAGCCTCCAAAGAAAGCTTCCTCAAAAGCGTTTCTGAAGTTCATTACGTAGATGTAGGGCTGAACTCCTCTGGCGCCTACATCACTGATCAAAACGTCGTCCAGAGAATCTCCCAACGCCTTGCAGGAGGAGGAAGCTCGGTAAGCGTTTTCGTTCATGGGACTCCCAGGCAGTGGCGCGATGAGCAGCGTGGCTGGATTGTAAAGGAGAAAGATGAGCTGGTTCGCTTGCTGAAGTCTGAAGGTGAGAACTCTGGTGGGAAGCTGCAAGTCCATGAGAGGTTCTATTTTGCTGACAGAGTTCCTGATCTCCAAATGCACTTTGAGATCATTGATGTGATGGATGTCTCGTCAGCATGA
- the LOC125608379 gene encoding protein ARABIDILLO 1, whose amino-acid sequence MSRRVRRKLEDKGKDKIVLLDWTSLDYDAVLHLFTCLNHRDRASLASTCKTWRALGASSCLWTSLDLRPHKLNASTATSLASRCVHLRSLRFRGVESADSIINLKARNLLEVSGDYCRKITDATLAMIAARHEGLESLELGPDFCEKITSDAVEVVAFCCPKLKKLRLSGLRDVSSEAIEALAKNCTQLTDLGLLDCLSVDEDAVGKVVSLKYLSVAGTSNIKWSVASSKWDKLPKLIGLDVSRTDVGPGAVSRLLTSSKSLKVLCAINCRVLEEDTSFMSSNRYKGKVLLALFTNVFEGVASLFADTTKKKPKEIFTYWRGLKDKAPVDETMRWIEWIVSHTLLRTAESNPQGLDEFWLKQGAALLLTLMQSSQEDVQERSATGLATFVVIDDENASIDCGRAEAVMREGGIRLLLELANSWREGLQSEAAKAIANLSVNANVAKTVADEGGIRILAGLAKSMNRLVAEEAAGGLWNLSVGEEHKSAIAQAGGVKALVDLIFRWPNGSDGVLERAAGALANLAADDKCSMEVATAGGVQALVMLARNCKYEGVQEQAARALANLAAHGDTNNNNAAVGQEAGALEALVQLTQSPNEGVRQEAAGALWNLSFDDKNREFIAAAGGVEALVTLAQSCSNASTGLQERAAGALWGLSVSEANSIAIGREGGVPPLIALARSEAEDVHETAAGALWNLAFNPGNALRIVEEGGVPALVHLCSSSASKMARFMAALALAYMFDGRMDEYALMIGTSSSASTSKTISLDGARRMAFKHIEAFVTTFMDPQIFVAAAVTSTPTILSQVTERACIQEAGHLRCSAAEIGRFVTMLRNPSSILKACAAFALVQFTVPGGRHAMHHASLMQSGGEARVLRSAAAAANMPREAKIFVKIIIRNLEHHQAESSIQ is encoded by the exons TGCAAAACATGGAGAGCTCTCGGTGCTTCCTCTTGTCTATGGACTTCACTAGACCTCCGTCCTCACAAGCTCAATGCCTCAACGGCGACTTCACTCGCCTCCAGGTGTGTTCATCTCCGCAGCTTAAGGTTCCGCGGCGTCGAGTCTGCTGATTCAATCATCAACCTGAAGGCTAGGAACCTCCTCGAGGTTAGCGGGGACTATTGCAGGAAGATTACAGATGCTACATTGGCCATGATCGCCGCGCGCCACGAGGGGCTTGAGAGTCTAGAACTTGGACCTGATTTCTGTGAGAAGATCACTAGTGACGCCGTCGAAGTTGTGGCATTCTGCTGTCCTAAGCTTAAGAAGCTTCGTCTCTCGGGGTTAAGAGATGTTTCTTCAGAAGCTATTGAAGCTCTAGCTAAGAATTGTACACAGTTAACTGATCTTGGGTTGTTGGATTGCCTCAGCGTCGACGAGGATGCAGTAGGGAAAGTTGTGTCCCTTAAGTATCTATCTGTTGCTGGGACATCTAACATAAAATGGTCTGTCGCGTCGAGCAAATGGGATAAACTCCCAAAGCTAATTGGCCTGGATGTCTCCAGGACCGATGTCGGTCCTGGAGCAGTTTCCAGGCTTTTGACATCGTCTAAGAGCTTAAAAGTTTTGTGTGCGATTAACTGTCGTGTACTCGAAGAGGATACAAGTTTCATGAGCTCGAATAGGTACAAAGGGAAAGTGTTACTTGCTTTGTTTACTAATGTTTTCGAAGGAGTTGCTTCCTTATTCGCCGATACTACAAAGAAGAAACCAAAGGAGATCTTTACATACTGGAGAGGATTGAAGGATAAAGCACCAGTTGATGAGACTATGCGTTGGATCGAATGGATTGTTTCGCATACTCTTCTGCGGACTGCAGAGAGCAATCCGCAGGGGTTGGATGAGTTCTGGCTGAAACAAGGAGCTGCATTGTTGCTCACTCTGATGCAAAGCTCGCAGGAAGATGTTCAAGAGAGATCAGCTACCGGACTCGCGACTTTCGTAGTGATCGATGATGAGAATGCTAGTATAGACTGCGGAAGAGCTGAAGCAGTTATGAGAGAGGGAGGGATTCgtcttcttctagagcttgccaaCTCGTGGCGAGAAGGGCTTCAATCAGAAGCTGCAAAGGCTATCGCGAATCTGTCGGTGAATGCTAACGTTGCGAAGACCGTTGCTGATGAAGGAGGGATCAGGATTCTTGCTGGTTTGGCTAAGTCGATGAATAGGCTTGTGGCGGAGGAAGCTGCTGGTGGACTGTGGAATCTCTCTGTTGGAGAAGAGCATAAG agtGCTATTGCTCAGGCTGGAGGAGTGAAGGCACTAGTTGATCTTATATTCAGATGGCCAAATGGTTCTGATGGAGTCTTG GAACGAGCTGCTGGAGCCTTAGCAAACTTAGCAGCAGATGATAAATGCAGCATGGAAGTAGCAACCGCTGGAGGTGTACAAGCCCTTGTGATGTTAGCTCGCAATTGCAAGTACGAGGGAGTGCAAGAACAG GCTGCTCGTGCTTTAGCTAACTTGGCAGCTCATGGTGATACAAACAACAATAACGCTGCGGTTGGACAAGAAGCAGGTGCATTAGAAGCTCTTGTTCAACTCACACAATCGCCTAATGAAGGTGTCAGACAAGAAGCTGCTGGTGCCCTTTGGAATTTGTCGTTTGATGATAAGAATCGAGAGTTTATTGCTGCAGCTGGTGGTGTTGAAGCTTTG GTGACACTGGCACAGTCTTGTTCAAATGCGTCCACAGGTCTTCAAGAAAGAGCAGCTGGTGCTCTTTGGGGATTGTCAGTGTCAGAAGCAAACAG CATTGCGATTGGACGTGAAGGTGGCGTCCCACCTCTAATTGCACTTGCACGGTCTGAAGCCGAG gatGTACATGAAACAGCAGCTGGAGCTCTATGGAACCTTGCTTTTAATCCTGGTAACGCCCTTCGCATAGTAGAGGAAGGAGGAGTTCCAGCTCTTGTTCACTTATGTTCATCTTCCGCCTCAAAAATGGCTCGGTTCATGGCTGCACTGGCTTTAGCATAcatgtttgatggaaggatggatGAGTACGCTCTGATGATAGGAACATCTTCATCAGCGAGCACATCAAAAACCATTAGCTTAGATGGGGCAAGAAGAATGGCTTTCAAACACATTGAAGCCTTTGTTACAACGTTCATGGATCCTCAGATCTTTGTAGCCGCAGCTGTCACATCTACTCCCACTATCTTGTCGCAAGTGACAGAGAGAGCTTGCATACAAGAAGCTGGCCACTTGAGATGCAGTGCTGCTGAGATCGGAAGGTTTGTGACTATGCTGCGCAACCCTTCTTCTATACTCAAGGCATGTGCTGCGTTTGCGCTTGTTCAGTTTACAGTACCGGGTGGTCGTCACGCGATGCATCACGCTAGCCTTATGCAGAGTGGAGGAGAAGCTAGAGTACTACgttctgctgctgctgctgctaatATGCCTCGTGAGGCCAAGATCTTTGTTAAAATCATCATTCGTAATCTAGAGCATCACCAGGCTGAATCTTCCATACAATAA